In a single window of the Lodderomyces elongisporus chromosome 4, complete sequence genome:
- the SEN54 gene encoding tRNA-splicing endonuclease subunit sen54 (BUSCO:EOG09263AZP) — protein MSHNVYNNDYDADDDDDGSQIRPSKVILEDDDEVQDWKLLGQPQNRGPQASICKSSSITTTTKTTTNATAAIATATAAAPSASSSIPRRGEKEFEPDGTQVQISSLEESQNAMFNALSNTRGHHLRQKLVGVWSMRLQECLIFNIRGKFFQDMGAAKGSVVYLNAVETVYLCERGSLVVYLSNDEFDLWLTGSMEPEDFDVETKLMALDLEFLYCLTKINLSKYLVYSHLKRLGYIVLEHHNEIKSASEFDIKEETELEDVSFWKLPRKWGVLSYPALHNRHMSTANYFKYTPIFKAIAIQHLKIAESKNSSQHSKLQLTYNVWKPTPSFSKKNPPKPDFQLVVVDAEKTPMYLSYAQINNLQQQLAQIEVSDKSQTNKNPKPSVKKKEPRVESKKQIQAKRNAERQSKLDISIQERNTYLRKRDESWKNGFDKVIAAVVNQGLISFVQLSSGNFRCLESDAKKVLDSIYPERDHSLVYNEI, from the coding sequence ATGTCACACAACGTATATAACAACGACTACGACGCcgatgacgacgacgatgGCAGCCAAATAAGACCTTCGAAAGTAATCttggaagatgatgatgaagttCAAGACTGGAAATTATTAGGTCAGCCCCAAAATCGTGGCCCACAAGCTTCCATATGCAAGTCATcttcaataacaacaacaacaaaaacaacaacaaacgcaactgctgctattgctactgctactgccgCTGCACCACTGGCATCATCCTCAATTCCACGACGCggagaaaaagagtttgAACCCGATGGCACACAGGTTCAGATATCCTCACTTGAGGAATCTCAAAATGCAATGTTTAACGCACTACTGAATACACGGGGTCACCACTTGAGACAGAAACTTGTTGGAGTTTGGTCTATGCGTCTTCAAGAATGTTTAATATTCAATATCAGAGGGAAATTCTTCCAAGACATGGGTGCTGCTAAAGGATCAGTAGTATACTTGAATGCCGTCGAGACGGTGTACTTGTGTGAACGTGGAAGCTTAGTTGTGTACTTGTCAAATGATGAATTTGATCTATGGCTTACGGGCAGTATGGAACCAGAGGATTTTGATGTTGAAACCAAATTGATGGCTTTGGATTTGGAATTTTTATACTGCTTAACAAAAATCAATTTGTCGAAGTATCTAGTCTACTCGCACCTCAAACGATTAGGCTATATTGTGCTTGAGCATCACAATGAGATAAAATCGGCATCGGAATTTGACATTAAAGAGGAAACTGAGTTGGAAGACGTATCATTTTGGAAATTACCAAGAAAATGGGGAGTACTATCGTACCCAGCATTGCATAATAGACATATGTCCACGGCCAATTATTTCAAATATACGCCAATATTTAAAGCCATAGCTATACAACATTTGAAGATAGCGGAATCCAAAAACAGCCTGCAGCACTCTAAATTGCAATTAACTTATAATGTGTGGAAACCAACACCTTCATTTTCCAAGAAAAACCCACCAAAACCAGATTTTCAATTAGTTGTTGTGGATGCAGAAAAGACACCTATGTATTTATCGTACGCACAAATCAAtaatcttcaacaacagtTGGCACAAATAGAGGTACTGGATAAACTGCAAACTAATAAAAACCCTAAACCATCagtcaaaaagaaagaaccaCGCGTAGAATCCAAGAAGCAAATACAAGCAAAGAGGAATGCAGAAAGGCAATCCAAATTGGATATTTCCATACAAGAGAGAAATACGTATTTGAGGAAAAGAGATGAGAGTTGGAAAAATGGATTTGATAAAGTGATTGCGGCAGTTGTAAACCAAGGTCTAATAAGTTTTGTTCAGTTGTCATCTGGCAATTTCAGGTGTTTGGAAAGTGACgcaaaaaaagtattggATCTGATATATCCCGAAAGAGATCATTCGTTAGTCTACAATGAAATATGA
- the SGF11 gene encoding SAGA-associated factor — translation MANENVTYGMVANSLLDDMINNIIRNQVVTHFADHACMAQATVSIPELDKLATNLQSADTNKDIFGQDRSKLKGIEASRYFSCDNCGRKIAGGRFAQHINKCLDRKRK, via the exons ATGGCCAATGAAAATGTCACATATGGAATGGTA GCAAATTCACTACTAGATGACATGATAAATAATATTATAAGGAACCAGGTTGTGACTCATTTTGCCGACCATGCTTGTATGGCACAAGCAACTGTTTCAATCCCTGAATTGGATAAGTTGGCGACAAACTTGCAACTGGCAGATACCAATAAGGATATCTTTGGTCAGGATAGGAGCAAACTCAAGGGAATAGAGGCGTCACGATATTTTTCGTGTGACAATTGTGGGAGAAAGATTGCAGGAGGAAGGTTTGCTCAACATATTAATAAATGTTTGGATAGAAAGAGGAAGTGA